TCAGGTCCGCGACGCTGAGCTGACGTTGCTCGGTGGTGAGCGTGATCACGTGCACGGCGCGCAGGACCTTGACCAGCTCGTGCAGCTCGAACTCGACGAGCTTGCGCTCGGTGACGTCCTGCACGGTGCCCACGGCGTGGGCCAGGCGGCCGTCGGGGCCGGCCACGAGCTCCCCGCTGCACTCGACGTACTTGATGCGGCCGTCGGGGAGGAGGAGGCGGTGCCCGAAGTTGTAGCGGCCCTGGTGCTGGACCGCCTCGTTGATGGCGCGGGTAACCCGGTCGCGGTCTTCCGGATGCACCCGGTCCATGAACCGGTCGAACAAGGCGTCGGCTCCGGCGGCGGGCTCGTACTCAAAGATTCGGTACACCTCGTCGGAGAGGAGGCTCTCGCGCCGGGCCGCGTCGTATTCCCAGTTCCCGAGGTGGACGATCTGTTCGGCTTTGGCGAGACGGTCGCGGCTGCGGCGCAGTTCGTCCGAGGCGCGCTGGCGTTCGGTGATGTCGCGGCTGACGCCGAGGATGCGCGTGGGCTGGCCGTGCTCATCGGTGAGCAGGGTGGCGACGATTTCGGTCGGGATGGTGGTGCCGTCGTGGCGCAGTTGCTCGGCGTAGAGGACGCCGATGCGGGCGGCGTCGTCGCCGGCGGTGAAGTCGGCAATGCGCTGCTGGAACTCCTGGCGCAGGCGCGCGAGCGATTCCGGCGCGAAGAGCGTCTCGAGAGTGAGCTGGTTGAGCTCGTCGGGATCGAGGTCGAGGACGCGGGCGAGGGACGGGCTTTGGTAGGCGAACCGGTGGGTCGTCAGGTCGTAGAGCCAGATCACGTCTTCGGTGTTCTCGGCGACGAGACGGTACCGCTCCTGGGTTTCCTGCAGCGCGGCGGCGACGTGAATGCGCTCGGAAATATCAGCGAAGACGGTGAAACCGCGGAACGGCTTGTCCTCGCCGGGCCGGAACTCCGGCACGGCGTTGATCAGCACCCAGCGCACCTCGGCGCCGGTGGCCGGGACGACACCCACGATCGCGCCGCTCACCGGCTGGCCGGTGTGGAGGGCGGTGGCGATAGGGTGCTCCTCGCGGGGGAAGTCGGAGCCATCCTCGCGGGTGGTGCGCCAGCCCTCGGGGCGGATTCCCGGATCGACGAGTTGTTCCAGCGTGAGGCCGAGGATGCGAAGGGCGGAGGCATTGGCGGAGGTCGGGCGGCAGGTGGCGTCGTGGTACACGACCCCGAGATCCATGCTTTCGAAAAGGTTGCGGTACTGCAGCTCGCTCCGGCGCAGCTCCTCCTCGACGGCGAGGCGGGCTGCCTCGCTGTCAAGGACCTCGATGCCGAACGAAATATCGCGGGCGGCCTCCTCGAAGAGCGCGATCTCGCGCGGGCCAAAGGAGTCGATCCGGGTGTCGTAGATGGCGAGCACGCCCTGGACGGTGCCATGGGGCGCGAGCGGCAGGGCGACGGCCGAGTGGATGCCGATCTGGAGCACCTGGTCACGCCAGGGGGCGGTGGAGGGATCGGTGGCCACGTCGTTGCAGACAACGATGCGCGCTTCCCGGAAGGCGGTGCCGCAGGGGCCGCGGCCCGTGGGGAGGGCGGCGTCGGTGGAGGAGTGGAGGTTGGCGACGAGTTCGCGGGTGCCGCCGGCCACGCACTGGGGCACAATTTCTTCCAGAGTGGGATCATGCCAGCCGATCCACGCGGCCTTGAATCCGCCTTCCTCGACGAAGGCGCGGCAGACGCGGTCGAAGAGGCTCGCGCGTTCCTGCCGGTGCACGAGGGCGCTGTTTACCCGGCTCAACACCTGGTAGAGCCGATTGAGCTGCTCGATCTCGCGCTCGTGGTCCCGGCGCTGGGTGATGTCGCGGATGATGGCGAGAATCTGGGTGCGGCCCTCGATGCGGACGGGGCGCGCGCTGATCTCGACGGGGAATGTGGTGCCGTCCTTGCGGCGGTGGATGGTGGTGAACACCCGACCGGTGTCGGGCAACGTGGCGAGAGATTCGTCCACCGCGCCGGGGGCGTCGGCCACGCGCAGGTCGGCGGCGTGCCGGCCGGCTATCTCCGCCGGGGGCCAGCCGTAAACGGCGAGGCTGCGTTCGCTCGCCTCAATGATCCGCTGGGATTCGTCGAGGAGGAGGACGACATCGTTGGCGTTGCGCAGGACGAGGCCGAGCCGTTCGAGGGCGGCGCGGCGGTCGCGTTCCGCAACTTCCTGCCGGGCGCGTTGCCGGCGGAGGAACCGGCTGAGCAGGAGGCCGGCGAGGGCACACAAGCCAGTGAGGACAAGGGCGACGCGCCACCCTTCCCTGCGCACCGGGGCGAAGGCCTCGGCCCGATCGATCTTGGCGACGAGGACCCAGGCGGTGCCCTCCACCGGTCGCGCGACGCCCACGACACTCTGGCCCCGGTAGTCGATGCCGGCGGTGAGCGGAAGCCAGGACGAGAGGAGGGCTTTGACGCCGAGGAGCTGTCGTTCCGAGACCAGGCGCGAGCTGCGGAGCGCAGAATCGACTTCGAACCGCAGTTCGTTGAGGGCGAGCAACTGGTCGCCGTCGCGGCGGAGGAGCAGGGATTCGGCGCTGACGTTGGGCAGCGGCCAGGACTTGATCAGCGGGAAGAGGTGGGTGCGGGCGTCGACGCGCAGACGGAGAACCGCCTGGGGTTGGTTGTTCTCCGGATCGCGGATGGGGGCCCAGAACTCGATCCAGATCCCGCGATTGCGGTCGCGGTACAAATCGCGCACGAGGGCGTCGTTGGCCTGCTGGGTGGCCCGGGCCCAAGGGGCGGGGTCGCCCTCGAGGGCGGCGGCGGGCGGCGACGAATAGAGCGGGCGACCGGTGACGTCGTACAGCGTGGCCGAGTGGTAGCCGTAGCTCCGGCGAAACTGTTCAAAGTAGGTCGTCCAGCGCTGCCGGTCGATCTGCGAACCCTGGCCGGAGAGGAGGGCGGGGACTTCATCCGCGAGATACGGCGCCTGCATGAGCAGCGCGGCGTCGGCGATGCGCTCGTGGCGCCAGGCGGCGAGCTGGCCGGCCTGCAGGTCCGCGAGGGAGGACAGTGTTGCCTCGATGGTGGTGGAGACCTGGCGGTAGTGGAGGCGCAGGTACGCGTAACTGCCGAAGGCCACGCCGCCGCCGGCGAGCAGCGTGGCCCAGAGCAGCCAGGCCTGTGGGCGCCATTCGGAGCTGCCGGCGTGGGCGGCGGAGTGCGGCAGGCGCTGCATGCCGATGCTGAGAGCGGTCGCGGCACAAAGCGCCATCAGGACGCTGCCGATCCAGAACGGAATCAGGACTGTGCCGTCCATGGAAAGGAGCGGCAGGCCCGAGGCGCCGGTGAGCGCGATGACGCCCCCGGCGCCGAAGAGCATGAGGCTGCCGAGAAGGCAAGTGCTGTGCCAGCGGGGCCGCGGCAGCAACCGGCAGGCGAGTTGGAGCAGCGCCACGAGGGCGATGCCGCCGGCGATGCCAGCGGAGAGGTTGGGAATCCAGCGGGGAGACGAAATCTGCAGGAGGTCAGCCAATGCGAAACCGGCGTTGAGGAGCCCGATGCCCGCGATCACCGCGCTGACGACCCGTTGCCAGACGGGAGGGAGGCGCGTCTGCTGCGCGGCGAGCGCCAGGCCGAGCAGGCACAAGGCGGCCGCGGCGCCCTGCTCGCGCGCGGGAATCTCGTTGAGGCTCGGTACCGGTGCGCCGGTAAAGTGGCGGACGAGATAGAGCCCGGCAGTGACGGCTGCGCCCAAGGCAATGGCGGCGGCACCAAGACGTTCGTCTCGCGTGGGCCCGGGGTCGTGAACGGCGGGGAAAAGCTCGCTCATCAGGCGCGGTTTAGGAGAGCGACCATACCGGGGCGCTCGGCCGATACAGCATCAATCTCCAACCAAATCATGGGAGAGGAGCGGTTGGGGGCGAGGTTGGCCTGTTTCAGGCTGCCAGACGGATCGACTCCGTATCGCGGAGAGAACTGCGCGGGTGGCGGCGCAAAGGACGCCGGGCGTGGTCCATGCGGGCATGGCACAAACGGAGTCAGGTTCGGCGGCGGGCGCGGGTGATTCGCAAGCCGGGCAGCCGGCGCGACCTGCGCATCACGCGCTGCTTTTCGCGACCCGGCGCGTGCGGCCGCGGACGTGGTGGTTGGCGGCGGGCGTGGGGGCGGTGCTGGTGAGTGCGATCGTGGCGACGCTGGTGTTTTCGGGATTTGAGTGGAGCCGCGTGATTCGCGCGGTGGAGGCGCTGCGGCCGGGGCCGCTGCTCGTGGCCATGATGGTGCTGCCGCTGGTCGGCTTTCCGATCGTGCCGGTGTACCTGGTGGCGGGCGCGCGTTTTGGCGCCTGGGGCGGAGGTCTGGTGGTCGCGCTCGTGACCGCCGCGCATCTGCTGGGAAGTTTCGTCATCGCCCGGACGGTACTGCGGGGTCCGCTCGAGCGGCGGCTGGTCCGGTGGCAGGCCCATCTGCCGCAGATCCCGCGCGATGAGGAAGCGGCGGTGGCGGTGATCGCCGTGCTGGTGCCCGGGCTCCCGTATGTGGTCCGCAACTACCTGCTGGCGATGGCGGGGATCCGGTTCGCGGTTTTCTTCTGGGTCTGCCTCCCCATCCATGTGATCCGTTCCTATGTCTCAATCCTGGTCGGCGACATGGGGGCTGACCCCGATGGGCGGCGCCTGGTCATGCTCGTCGCGATCGAGGGGCTGCAGATCGTGATCTGCGGCGTGGTCCTGTGGTGGCTCCGCGGGCATCACCGCCGCGTGCACCCCGCGGGCGCCGGCGGCTGACGATGGCGGGGCGGGGTGAACGCGCGGCCGCGCTGAGGGAGGCGCGCAGCGCCTGGCCGAGCGAAGGCGCGGGCGGCTGGCGCAACCGGTGGCGGAGAAAGCGGAGGACGGTGCGTTCTTCCGGACTCAGGCGGGGGCCCTGCTCCTGGAGCAGGGCGTCGGCGCCGGCGCGGAGCTGGCCGACGGTTTCTCCCGCGAGATAGCTGCTGAGGATGACGGGATGAATGTAGCACTTGCGGCAGACGGTGGGGGTGTTGCCGAGCCGCTGGGCGACGCGAGTGATCGCCTGGGTGACGTTGCGCTTCGCTTCCCTTTTGGTGGCGGACGGCGCGAGCCCCGCGAGCGCGACGGCGGCGAGTACGGTCCCGGCCCAGGTGCGAAAATCCTTCGCCGAAAACTCCGCGCCGGCGATCTCCCGCAGGTAGCCATTCACGTCCTCCGAGTGGATTGTCTGCTGCTGCCCGTTTGCGTCGACGTATTGAAACAGCTCCTGTCCCGGCAGGTCCTGGGCGCGGCGGACGATGCGGGCGAGGTGCGGGTCGCGCAGCTCGATGTCGTGATGCTGGCCGCTCTTGCCCTTGAAGGCGAAGCGCAGCGTGCCACGACGGACGCGAA
The Opitutus sp. ER46 DNA segment above includes these coding regions:
- a CDS encoding VTT domain-containing protein, yielding MAQTESGSAAGAGDSQAGQPARPAHHALLFATRRVRPRTWWLAAGVGAVLVSAIVATLVFSGFEWSRVIRAVEALRPGPLLVAMMVLPLVGFPIVPVYLVAGARFGAWGGGLVVALVTAAHLLGSFVIARTVLRGPLERRLVRWQAHLPQIPRDEEAAVAVIAVLVPGLPYVVRNYLLAMAGIRFAVFFWVCLPIHVIRSYVSILVGDMGADPDGRRLVMLVAIEGLQIVICGVVLWWLRGHHRRVHPAGAGG
- a CDS encoding PAS domain S-box protein yields the protein MSELFPAVHDPGPTRDERLGAAAIALGAAVTAGLYLVRHFTGAPVPSLNEIPAREQGAAAALCLLGLALAAQQTRLPPVWQRVVSAVIAGIGLLNAGFALADLLQISSPRWIPNLSAGIAGGIALVALLQLACRLLPRPRWHSTCLLGSLMLFGAGGVIALTGASGLPLLSMDGTVLIPFWIGSVLMALCAATALSIGMQRLPHSAAHAGSSEWRPQAWLLWATLLAGGGVAFGSYAYLRLHYRQVSTTIEATLSSLADLQAGQLAAWRHERIADAALLMQAPYLADEVPALLSGQGSQIDRQRWTTYFEQFRRSYGYHSATLYDVTGRPLYSSPPAAALEGDPAPWARATQQANDALVRDLYRDRNRGIWIEFWAPIRDPENNQPQAVLRLRVDARTHLFPLIKSWPLPNVSAESLLLRRDGDQLLALNELRFEVDSALRSSRLVSERQLLGVKALLSSWLPLTAGIDYRGQSVVGVARPVEGTAWVLVAKIDRAEAFAPVRREGWRVALVLTGLCALAGLLLSRFLRRQRARQEVAERDRRAALERLGLVLRNANDVVLLLDESQRIIEASERSLAVYGWPPAEIAGRHAADLRVADAPGAVDESLATLPDTGRVFTTIHRRKDGTTFPVEISARPVRIEGRTQILAIIRDITQRRDHEREIEQLNRLYQVLSRVNSALVHRQERASLFDRVCRAFVEEGGFKAAWIGWHDPTLEEIVPQCVAGGTRELVANLHSSTDAALPTGRGPCGTAFREARIVVCNDVATDPSTAPWRDQVLQIGIHSAVALPLAPHGTVQGVLAIYDTRIDSFGPREIALFEEAARDISFGIEVLDSEAARLAVEEELRRSELQYRNLFESMDLGVVYHDATCRPTSANASALRILGLTLEQLVDPGIRPEGWRTTREDGSDFPREEHPIATALHTGQPVSGAIVGVVPATGAEVRWVLINAVPEFRPGEDKPFRGFTVFADISERIHVAAALQETQERYRLVAENTEDVIWLYDLTTHRFAYQSPSLARVLDLDPDELNQLTLETLFAPESLARLRQEFQQRIADFTAGDDAARIGVLYAEQLRHDGTTIPTEIVATLLTDEHGQPTRILGVSRDITERQRASDELRRSRDRLAKAEQIVHLGNWEYDAARRESLLSDEVYRIFEYEPAAGADALFDRFMDRVHPEDRDRVTRAINEAVQHQGRYNFGHRLLLPDGRIKYVECSGELVAGPDGRLAHAVGTVQDVTERKLVEFELHELVKVLRAVHVITLTTEQRQLSVADLISTIVRQLPSGMRVPRLAQAEITVGAHKAQAGAEGARTIEAYAPITVNGEIAGRVIVGYMHRPDAATEACTVQEHEFVESVARTIGLALGERESYEQMRRSEERFRAIFDHAAVGMFETTPGGRITRANPFLAELLGEAAAAWVGRHWTEFVAGDDVAPDTPPPTAPRELHCKRREGRPFWGLVSSKIERNADGQALGHICLLQDISAQVTARQTLMRFTSELEAQVRQRTAELDARNREVQGLLQANPDLVLRLRTDGTILTVQRAQGAQRLASIDTNLTRGGSGVLYDLASRSVEIGRRAVTEGTTHSVEASVPLPDGECFVELRAAPVGSDNFVVYVRDISARRRLEEETAAMLEKERQVSEMKTRFISVTSHEFRTPMSAAMGSAELLANHLDRLAPAKRTELLSRISQSLRRMTDMLDDVLTLNRMDAGRTQVRFVPVDLRAFLQSVIDEIKLGDRDAHPIDFRPHGTPEDFISDTNLLHHIFSNLLSNAVRYSPAQAPIHVSLELRGTLVSVTVQDHGIGIPPADRARIFEPFERGSNVGTINGTGLGLNIVRRMTELLGGTISVDSETGRGSSFHVTLPRTPPDRPQS
- a CDS encoding DNA topoisomerase IB, producing MRPASLRASPPPDALQDARAAGLRYVSDAAPGIRRVGAPGRFQFRHDEGRRIQDPETLNRIRRLAIPPAWQEVWICPRPDGHLQATGRDARGRKQYRYHPDWRAVRDENKYERTLTFGQALPRIRQRVARDLRRPGLGRDKILATIVRLLETTLVRVGNEEYARTNGSVGLTTMRDRHVRVRRGTLRFAFKGKSGQHHDIELRDPHLARIVRRAQDLPGQELFQYVDANGQQQTIHSEDVNGYLREIAGAEFSAKDFRTWAGTVLAAVALAGLAPSATKREAKRNVTQAITRVAQRLGNTPTVCRKCYIHPVILSSYLAGETVGQLRAGADALLQEQGPRLSPEERTVLRFLRHRLRQPPAPSLGQALRASLSAAARSPRPAIVSRRRPRGARGGDARGATTGPRRRSRSAAPRSRRA